In Leeia speluncae, a genomic segment contains:
- a CDS encoding response regulator transcription factor: protein MIKVIVADDHKIVREGLKQLISLAPDLTVVGEATNGQEVMERVKQLAADVLLLDISMPDCNGVELIPKVKALPTPPSILMLSMHNEAQIAARALKNGASGYTTKDSDPALLVAAIRKVAAGGRYIEPDLADRLVFEVGLSGDRPAHASLSERELQVFERLVKGAHLNDIAEQLVISAKTVSTHKVRLMQKLGVTSNAELVRYALQNQLFK from the coding sequence ATGATTAAAGTCATTGTGGCAGATGATCATAAAATTGTACGAGAAGGTTTAAAGCAATTGATTAGCCTTGCTCCCGATTTAACGGTTGTCGGTGAAGCGACAAATGGCCAAGAGGTGATGGAGCGTGTGAAGCAGTTGGCGGCGGATGTCTTATTGTTAGATATCTCGATGCCGGATTGTAACGGGGTAGAGTTGATCCCCAAAGTGAAGGCTTTGCCTACGCCGCCTTCTATTTTGATGCTTTCCATGCACAATGAAGCGCAAATTGCCGCACGGGCATTAAAGAATGGCGCATCTGGCTATACAACGAAAGATAGTGACCCAGCATTGTTGGTGGCGGCAATTCGTAAGGTGGCGGCTGGTGGAAGATATATTGAGCCAGATCTTGCCGATCGCTTGGTATTTGAGGTTGGTTTATCAGGGGATCGTCCTGCGCATGCATCGTTATCTGAACGAGAATTGCAGGTGTTTGAACGGTTGGTTAAAGGCGCGCATCTAAATGATATCGCAGAGCAACTGGTCATTAGTGCTAAAACAGTCAGCACACATAAGGTACGATTAATGCAAAAATTAGGCGTGACTTCTAATGCCGAATTGGTGCGTTATGCACTGCAGAATCAATTATTCAAGTAA
- a CDS encoding ABC transporter permease: MMTTNAAQNAPILTVDGVPLKTQLHRAERLNRFKSLALIAPLAIFLVLVFVMPLVAMLKKSVDNPEVHDALPKTSAAISAWDGKGLPAENVYASLIADLQIAYDNQTMGDLGKRLNTELPGYRSLVNKTARALPLDPKPASVKAALLELDERWGDPSYWQVIRRNASPYTSYYLLASLDHKVDEQGQIVKAEPEQAIYLDVFARTLWMSFVVTILCLVFSYPVAYLLATLPTRKSNLLMICVLLPFWTSVLVRVAAWIVLLQSGGLINSFLISLGIIDQPLQLVFNRVGVYISMVHILMPFMILPIYSVMKGISPTYLRAAISLGSHPFSAFWKVYFPQTVAGVAAGGLLVFIMSIGYYITPALLGSPNDQMVSYFVAFYTNTTINWGMATALGGLLFGATLILYIVYSWLVGANRLRLG; encoded by the coding sequence ATGATGACAACGAATGCTGCGCAAAACGCACCCATTCTTACCGTAGACGGCGTACCTTTAAAAACTCAGCTGCATCGTGCTGAGCGTTTAAACCGTTTTAAGTCACTGGCACTGATTGCACCGCTAGCAATCTTTTTAGTGCTCGTTTTTGTCATGCCACTCGTGGCCATGCTTAAAAAGAGTGTAGACAATCCTGAAGTACATGATGCTTTGCCAAAGACATCGGCAGCAATTTCTGCTTGGGATGGCAAGGGGTTACCTGCTGAAAATGTCTATGCGTCATTGATTGCAGATCTTCAAATTGCTTACGATAACCAAACCATGGGTGATCTAGGCAAGCGTCTAAATACTGAATTACCTGGCTATCGCAGTTTGGTAAACAAAACGGCTCGTGCATTACCGCTAGATCCTAAGCCAGCTTCTGTGAAAGCGGCATTGCTAGAGCTAGATGAGCGTTGGGGCGATCCGTCTTACTGGCAAGTAATTCGTCGTAATGCCTCGCCTTACACCTCTTACTATCTGTTAGCGTCTCTTGATCATAAAGTTGATGAGCAAGGACAGATTGTAAAAGCAGAGCCAGAACAAGCGATTTACCTAGATGTATTTGCTCGTACCTTGTGGATGAGCTTTGTGGTAACGATTTTGTGTCTAGTATTCTCATATCCAGTGGCGTACTTATTGGCAACGCTACCAACACGCAAATCTAACTTGTTGATGATTTGCGTACTGTTACCATTCTGGACATCTGTACTAGTGCGTGTTGCCGCTTGGATCGTGTTGCTACAGTCTGGCGGTCTGATCAACTCATTCCTAATCTCTTTGGGTATTATTGATCAACCACTTCAGTTGGTATTTAACCGTGTGGGTGTATACATCTCCATGGTACATATCTTAATGCCATTCATGATTCTGCCTATTTACAGTGTCATGAAAGGAATTTCGCCAACGTACTTACGTGCAGCGATCTCATTGGGAAGTCATCCATTCTCAGCTTTCTGGAAAGTTTATTTTCCTCAAACCGTCGCAGGTGTTGCGGCAGGTGGTTTGCTAGTGTTCATCATGTCGATTGGTTACTACATTACGCCAGCGTTGTTAGGTAGCCCGAATGATCAAATGGTGAGTTACTTTGTTGCGTTCTATACCAATACAACCATTAACTGGGGTATGGCGACAGCGCTAGGTGGCTTGTTATTCGGTGCAACGCTGATTCTATATATTGTGTATAGCTGGTTGGTTGGTGCTAACCGTCTACGTCTGGGCTAA
- a CDS encoding PAS domain-containing sensor histidine kinase, with translation MAKFCPDMLASFKKFIFFRVFFSLCLIGLQFPVSAAQVSWSSAEMAWFKSHPVIRVGLSTNEPFTQIDPRTGTVVGYIPPFLVQLQKQMGVRLQPIWYASSTELDEAFRLRQIDIVVPKVQTPEALKNAIFSDPFLRLSNKLLVRNDYRGEAVLEELYDVRLSVVANSPVAGFLNRNYPILPQQAYLSESEAALAVVQGKADMVVLDQAKSTWLIRQTAYARLRIIGESGYNSLFRIAVRSDWPLLAHILDKAIASVPDNEMRSLYNRWMLPPQPQLLDSRWFWGAVSAALLMLAIWMGWLTHVNRRLRKQTQDQLIQLEHELWERQQMTSQLSQTQFTVDHSTVGVFQVNWDGRIQYANQAAAKLIEYTSLELVRLRLQQVMPQFTVDSWLDFWHDLRSRQSATFEGVLEKRNGGRVAVEVTASYLAWAESEYIVCFMTDITERLRIEKALRQSEARFKGIASNVPGVVFQLERSLISEEVNLTYLSDGSSLLLGYAPAEILNKDLEFSLLIHDEDRTSFERSWRMARDRLADWHWQGRIIRRDQTVFWVDLKAEIRRLESGTVVWDGILWDITNNKQNELSLLATGERLRELSVHLESVREEEKAKIAREVHDELGQVLTALKLETSLCELSFAANHPALQERLTGMKKLIDQTIKMVRDVASALRPPVLDLGLAAALDWYARRFEARFGLPVAVTIADDVPFLDEMESTALFRVVQEALTNVARHADAGSVRIDLVMRDEVLILTIADDGKGFDIHQSKEERSFGLIGIRERIEMIGGEFTIDSRLYHGTVLLIQVPMKEKVRTS, from the coding sequence ATGGCAAAATTCTGTCCTGACATGCTCGCATCTTTTAAAAAGTTTATTTTCTTTCGCGTCTTCTTTTCACTTTGCCTGATCGGGTTGCAATTTCCTGTTTCAGCTGCGCAGGTGAGTTGGAGTAGTGCGGAAATGGCGTGGTTTAAATCTCATCCGGTTATTCGGGTGGGTTTATCCACTAATGAGCCATTTACACAAATTGATCCTAGAACCGGTACTGTTGTCGGTTATATCCCCCCTTTTTTAGTGCAACTCCAAAAGCAGATGGGGGTTCGACTTCAACCCATCTGGTATGCAAGTTCAACTGAGTTAGATGAGGCTTTCCGGCTACGGCAAATAGATATTGTTGTGCCGAAGGTGCAAACGCCTGAAGCATTGAAAAATGCAATTTTTTCCGATCCTTTTTTAAGGTTATCAAATAAGCTCCTTGTTAGAAATGATTACCGAGGGGAAGCGGTTTTAGAAGAGTTGTACGATGTTCGCTTGTCTGTCGTCGCTAATTCGCCGGTGGCCGGTTTTTTAAATCGAAACTATCCGATTCTTCCCCAGCAAGCTTATCTCTCTGAAAGTGAAGCCGCGTTAGCCGTTGTGCAGGGCAAGGCTGATATGGTGGTGCTTGATCAGGCAAAAAGTACCTGGTTAATTCGGCAAACGGCCTATGCAAGACTAAGAATAATAGGCGAGAGTGGTTATAACTCGCTCTTTAGAATTGCCGTTCGCTCAGATTGGCCATTGTTGGCGCATATTCTGGATAAAGCGATTGCCTCTGTTCCAGACAATGAAATGCGATCGCTCTACAATCGCTGGATGTTGCCGCCTCAGCCGCAGTTGCTGGATAGTCGCTGGTTCTGGGGCGCGGTCTCTGCTGCCCTATTAATGTTGGCCATCTGGATGGGCTGGTTAACACATGTGAATCGCCGATTAAGAAAGCAAACGCAAGATCAATTAATCCAATTGGAACATGAGTTGTGGGAGCGTCAACAAATGACCTCTCAACTATCTCAAACGCAGTTCACAGTAGATCATTCGACCGTTGGAGTATTTCAAGTTAATTGGGATGGTCGAATTCAGTATGCTAACCAAGCTGCGGCCAAACTTATTGAATATACCTCGCTAGAGTTAGTCCGATTAAGACTTCAACAAGTCATGCCGCAATTTACGGTGGATAGCTGGTTGGACTTTTGGCACGACCTACGCTCACGCCAATCGGCAACATTTGAAGGGGTGTTGGAAAAAAGAAATGGTGGACGGGTAGCCGTTGAAGTGACCGCGAGTTATTTGGCATGGGCAGAAAGCGAATATATTGTTTGCTTCATGACTGACATTACAGAGCGATTGCGGATTGAAAAGGCATTAAGGCAAAGTGAAGCCCGATTTAAAGGGATTGCATCGAATGTTCCTGGTGTGGTTTTTCAGTTGGAAAGATCCTTGATTAGTGAAGAGGTTAACTTAACCTACCTCTCTGATGGCAGTAGCTTATTGCTTGGTTATGCTCCTGCGGAAATTCTAAATAAAGATTTAGAGTTTTCATTGCTTATCCACGATGAAGATCGAACTTCATTTGAGCGAAGTTGGCGTATGGCGCGAGATCGCCTGGCCGATTGGCATTGGCAGGGCAGAATTATTCGTCGAGACCAGACCGTTTTCTGGGTGGACTTGAAAGCCGAAATTCGTCGTCTCGAATCCGGCACGGTTGTGTGGGACGGTATCTTATGGGATATCACCAATAATAAACAAAATGAACTATCCCTTTTGGCTACTGGCGAGCGATTAAGAGAATTGTCAGTTCACTTAGAAAGTGTGCGTGAGGAAGAGAAGGCGAAAATTGCACGCGAAGTACACGATGAACTAGGGCAAGTGCTAACCGCTTTAAAGCTAGAAACCTCGCTTTGTGAACTGTCATTTGCAGCGAATCATCCAGCGCTTCAAGAGCGCTTAACTGGGATGAAAAAGTTAATCGACCAAACGATTAAGATGGTGAGGGATGTTGCTTCTGCCTTACGCCCCCCAGTGCTGGATTTAGGGTTGGCGGCTGCTTTAGATTGGTATGCAAGGCGTTTTGAAGCAAGGTTTGGATTGCCCGTTGCCGTGACTATTGCAGACGATGTGCCATTTTTAGACGAGATGGAATCGACTGCATTATTTCGAGTAGTGCAAGAAGCACTAACGAATGTTGCAAGGCATGCAGATGCAGGAAGTGTTAGGATTGACCTCGTCATGCGTGATGAGGTGTTAATTCTTACCATTGCAGATGATGGCAAAGGTTTTGATATTCACCAATCAAAAGAAGAGCGATCTTTTGGATTGATTGGCATACGAGAACGTATTGAAATGATTGGCGGAGAATTCACTATTGATTCTCGTCTGTACCACGGAACTGTTTTGCTTATTCAAGTTCCAATGAAAGAGAAAGTACGCACATCATGA
- a CDS encoding ABC transporter ATP-binding protein, with product MSDTSKDILVSFRNVQKSYDGESLIVKSLNLDIRRGEFLTLLGPSGSGKTTSLMMLAGFETPTAGEIRLGEKTLNNVPPHKRNIGMVFQNYALFPHLTVGENLAFPLKVRKLDAATVDEKVKKALAMVQLEKFANRYPAQMSGGQQQRVALARALVFEPQLVLMDEPLGALDKQLREHMQMEIKHIHEKLGVTVVYVTHDQSEALTMSDRVAVFNNGDIQQIDGPRALYEAPTSSFVANFIGENNRLSGVLQSVDGSSCQVRLTHGEVVHANKINVGDVGQPVSISIRPERIMFNADSETCANRFNGRICEFIYLGDHVRIRMEVCGEPDFIVKMPIAQLDDNLKVGDIVPIGWSVEHARALDPL from the coding sequence ATGTCCGATACTTCAAAAGACATCCTTGTCAGTTTTCGCAATGTTCAGAAAAGTTACGATGGCGAAAGCTTAATCGTAAAAAGCTTAAATCTGGATATTCGCCGCGGTGAGTTTTTGACTCTGTTAGGCCCATCTGGTTCCGGTAAAACCACCAGTTTGATGATGCTTGCAGGTTTTGAAACACCAACTGCTGGTGAAATTCGTTTAGGTGAAAAGACACTGAACAATGTGCCGCCTCACAAACGTAACATCGGTATGGTTTTCCAGAACTATGCGCTGTTCCCTCATTTAACTGTTGGCGAAAACTTAGCCTTCCCATTGAAGGTTCGTAAGCTAGACGCAGCGACAGTCGATGAAAAAGTTAAAAAAGCATTAGCAATGGTTCAGTTGGAAAAGTTTGCTAATCGCTACCCAGCGCAAATGTCTGGTGGTCAGCAGCAGCGTGTAGCGCTAGCTCGCGCACTAGTGTTTGAGCCTCAATTGGTCCTGATGGACGAGCCATTGGGCGCGCTAGACAAGCAATTGCGTGAACACATGCAGATGGAAATCAAACACATTCACGAAAAGTTGGGTGTAACTGTTGTGTACGTTACCCATGATCAAAGTGAAGCGTTGACAATGTCTGACCGTGTAGCTGTGTTTAACAACGGTGATATCCAACAGATTGATGGTCCACGTGCTCTGTACGAAGCACCTACCAGTTCATTTGTTGCAAACTTTATTGGCGAAAACAACCGTTTAAGCGGTGTGTTGCAAAGCGTCGATGGATCAAGCTGCCAAGTACGCCTGACCCATGGCGAAGTCGTTCACGCCAATAAGATCAATGTCGGTGATGTTGGTCAGCCAGTCTCTATTTCTATTCGTCCAGAACGCATTATGTTCAACGCAGATAGCGAAACATGTGCAAACCGTTTTAATGGACGTATCTGCGAATTTATCTATCTTGGTGATCATGTTCGTATTCGCATGGAAGTGTGCGGAGAGCCTGATTTCATCGTCAAGATGCCGATTGCTCAGCTAGATGACAATCTGAAAGTCGGTGACATAGTTCCTATCGGTTGGTCTGTAGAGCACGCAAGAGCACTAGACCCACTGTAA
- the hscA gene encoding Fe-S protein assembly chaperone HscA, whose amino-acid sequence MALLQISEPGLSAAPHQHRLAVGIDLGTTNSLVATVRSSMPVVLPDEQGRALLPSVVYYDAEGKPLVGYGAQAFQAKEPQDTLVSVKRFMGRGLKDISTEHLPYRFVDAPGMVQFNLRAGQKSPVEVSADILNALKVRAEASLDGDLVGAVITVPAYFDDAQRQATKDAAKLAGLNVLRLLNEPTAAAIAYGLDNGSEGLFVVYDLGGGTFDVSILKLTRGVFEVVATSGDSALGGDDFDHRIYCWLLNEAGLSQLGHKDSRLLLQKAREAKEALTDSISTHVAAVLEDGTPIQVTLTQDTYFEITKHLVDKTMLPVRKALKDAGVRADEVDGVVMVGGSTRMPHVQQAVAKFFNKPPLNNLDPDKVVALGAAIQANVLAGNKSGDEWLLLDVIPLSLGLETMGGLVEKIIPRNSTIPTARAQEFTTYKDGQTAMRIHVLQGEREMVADCRSLATFDLKGIPPMAAGAARIRVTFQVDADGLLSVSALEVGSKVEASVVVKPSYGLTDEEIANMLQSSIENAKEDMDARRLSELIVDANRLVEATEAAIAEDGAALLNDAEIAMINEALGLLKQAVSARDEKQIKEMTANASKVTDDFAAKRMDASIRKALAGQKLSEIG is encoded by the coding sequence ATGGCGTTGTTACAAATTTCAGAACCTGGCCTTAGTGCTGCTCCACATCAGCATCGTTTGGCGGTTGGAATTGATCTAGGAACAACGAACTCTCTAGTGGCTACAGTGAGAAGTAGCATGCCTGTGGTCTTGCCAGATGAGCAAGGCAGAGCCTTGCTGCCATCTGTTGTGTACTACGATGCAGAAGGTAAGCCGCTTGTTGGTTATGGCGCTCAGGCTTTTCAAGCGAAAGAGCCGCAAGATACATTAGTCTCTGTAAAGCGCTTTATGGGACGAGGTTTGAAAGATATTTCAACCGAACATTTGCCATACAGATTTGTCGACGCACCAGGCATGGTTCAGTTTAACCTTCGTGCGGGTCAAAAAAGCCCGGTTGAAGTTTCTGCCGACATACTGAATGCGCTAAAAGTACGTGCAGAAGCATCGCTTGACGGCGATTTGGTCGGGGCGGTAATTACTGTACCCGCTTATTTTGATGATGCACAACGCCAAGCAACCAAAGATGCCGCTAAATTAGCGGGTTTAAATGTACTTCGATTATTAAATGAGCCAACGGCTGCTGCGATTGCATATGGTCTGGATAATGGCTCTGAAGGCTTGTTCGTTGTTTATGATCTAGGTGGTGGCACATTCGATGTTTCCATTTTGAAGTTAACCAGAGGGGTCTTCGAAGTGGTTGCGACGAGTGGCGACTCTGCCTTAGGTGGGGATGACTTTGATCATCGCATATATTGCTGGTTGTTAAATGAAGCGGGACTATCTCAATTAGGTCATAAAGATAGTCGCTTATTGCTACAGAAGGCGCGCGAAGCTAAAGAAGCGCTAACTGATTCAATCTCCACTCATGTTGCCGCCGTGCTTGAAGATGGTACGCCAATTCAAGTGACGTTGACGCAAGATACCTACTTTGAAATCACCAAGCATTTAGTCGATAAAACCATGCTTCCTGTACGTAAGGCATTGAAAGATGCTGGCGTGCGAGCAGATGAAGTCGATGGTGTGGTGATGGTTGGCGGCTCTACCCGGATGCCGCACGTTCAACAAGCCGTTGCAAAATTCTTTAATAAACCGCCACTGAATAATCTAGACCCAGATAAAGTGGTTGCTTTAGGTGCTGCTATTCAAGCTAACGTGCTAGCGGGTAATAAGTCTGGTGATGAATGGTTGTTGTTAGATGTCATTCCATTGTCTCTTGGTTTAGAAACCATGGGCGGGTTGGTTGAAAAAATTATCCCTCGCAATAGCACGATTCCTACTGCAAGAGCGCAAGAGTTTACAACCTATAAAGATGGCCAAACCGCCATGCGCATTCACGTATTGCAAGGTGAGCGTGAGATGGTGGCAGATTGTCGTTCGCTTGCTACGTTTGATTTAAAAGGAATTCCTCCAATGGCTGCCGGCGCGGCCAGAATTCGAGTAACCTTCCAAGTGGATGCGGATGGCTTGCTGTCTGTTAGTGCTTTGGAAGTTGGCAGTAAAGTGGAAGCAAGCGTGGTCGTGAAGCCATCTTATGGACTAACCGATGAAGAGATTGCCAACATGCTGCAATCTAGTATCGAAAATGCCAAAGAAGATATGGATGCGCGTCGACTGTCAGAATTGATTGTGGATGCAAACCGTTTAGTAGAAGCAACGGAAGCCGCGATTGCGGAGGATGGTGCAGCGCTATTAAACGATGCTGAAATTGCAATGATTAACGAAGCATTGGGTTTGTTAAAACAGGCTGTATCTGCTCGCGATGAAAAGCAGATTAAAGAGATGACGGCGAATGCATCAAAAGTAACGGATGATTTTGCTGCAAAACGGATGGATGCTAGTATTCGCAAAGCGTTAGCAGGACAGAAACTGTCTGAAATTGGATAA
- the fdx gene encoding ISC system 2Fe-2S type ferredoxin, with product MTKIVILPHDEICPNGAEVEATPGQSICDALLEHDIDIDHACGQVCACTTCHVIIREGFASLNDTSEDEDDMLDRAWGLTAQSRLGCQAKVANTPLVVEIPKYSLNHAKEGH from the coding sequence ATGACAAAAATAGTAATTTTGCCGCATGATGAAATCTGCCCAAATGGTGCTGAAGTGGAGGCAACGCCTGGTCAGAGTATTTGTGATGCATTGCTCGAGCACGATATTGATATTGATCATGCTTGCGGACAAGTCTGTGCCTGTACGACTTGCCATGTCATTATTCGTGAGGGATTCGCAAGTTTGAACGATACAAGCGAAGACGAAGATGATATGTTGGATCGTGCATGGGGATTAACCGCGCAGTCGCGTCTTGGTTGCCAAGCAAAAGTGGCAAATACACCATTAGTGGTAGAAATTCCAAAATATAGCCTTAACCACGCTAAAGAGGGTCATTGA
- a CDS encoding ABC transporter substrate-binding protein produces MSKVSIKPVVIAATLAMVAMSASAKDLTVISFGGANKTAQEKAYYGPIKAKGINVVASEYNGEMAKIKAMVDTKSVSWDVVEVESPELARGCDEGLFEKLDYSKIGNKADFVPGAVQQCGVGVFVWSTALAYNADKLKAAPTSWKDFWDVKKYPGKRGLRKGAKYTLEIALMADGVAPKDVYKVLATPKGVDRAFKKLDQLKANIQWWEAGAQPPQFLASGDVVMSSAYNGRISAAAKEGKNLKVVWAGSLYDFDYWAIPKGTPNKEDALKFIGFASQPANQKTYSENISYGPSNKKAVALLAPAVAADLPTSPKNIKNAVGVDTVFWADYGESLEQRFNAWASK; encoded by the coding sequence ATGAGTAAAGTAAGTATCAAGCCAGTGGTAATTGCTGCCACATTAGCAATGGTTGCAATGTCAGCTTCTGCAAAAGATCTGACCGTGATTTCTTTCGGTGGTGCAAACAAAACTGCTCAAGAGAAAGCATACTACGGCCCAATCAAGGCAAAAGGCATCAATGTTGTAGCTTCTGAGTACAACGGCGAAATGGCTAAAATCAAAGCCATGGTCGATACAAAAAGCGTGTCTTGGGATGTGGTTGAAGTTGAATCTCCAGAACTAGCACGTGGTTGTGATGAAGGTCTATTCGAAAAACTAGACTACTCAAAAATCGGTAACAAAGCAGACTTCGTACCAGGTGCTGTTCAGCAATGTGGAGTAGGTGTGTTTGTTTGGTCGACTGCTTTGGCATACAACGCAGACAAGCTAAAAGCTGCTCCTACTTCATGGAAAGACTTCTGGGATGTGAAAAAGTACCCAGGTAAACGCGGTCTTCGTAAAGGTGCTAAGTACACCCTTGAAATCGCTTTGATGGCTGATGGCGTTGCACCAAAAGACGTATACAAAGTATTGGCTACACCAAAAGGTGTGGATCGTGCATTCAAAAAGCTTGACCAATTAAAAGCGAACATCCAATGGTGGGAAGCTGGTGCTCAGCCTCCACAATTCTTGGCTTCAGGCGACGTAGTAATGAGCTCTGCTTATAACGGCCGTATTTCTGCTGCAGCTAAAGAAGGTAAAAACCTGAAAGTGGTTTGGGCAGGCAGCTTGTACGACTTCGACTACTGGGCAATTCCAAAAGGTACACCTAACAAAGAAGATGCATTGAAATTCATCGGATTTGCGAGCCAACCAGCTAACCAGAAGACTTACTCTGAAAACATCTCTTACGGTCCTTCTAACAAGAAAGCCGTGGCTTTGTTAGCACCAGCAGTTGCTGCTGATTTGCCAACCTCTCCTAAGAACATCAAAAACGCAGTTGGCGTTGATACCGTGTTCTGGGCAGATTATGGCGAGTCTTTAGAGCAACGCTTTAACGCATGGGCTTCTAAATAA
- a CDS encoding ABC transporter substrate-binding protein, producing MSFRQAVSTSGFILSSILLNAAVAEPLSIVSFGGPNQQAQIKAFYTPFQAATKIKVDAISYNGDYSQIEQAHETGSPRWDLVEVESPELLRGCEAGVFEKISWTKLGNATQFVPGAVSRCGAAIFVWSTVLAVKNGANTPKDWAQFWDVKKFPGKRGMRKGAKYNLEFALLADGVKPNQIYEVLSTADGVDRAFRKLQQLKPNIVWWEAGDQPQQWLQAGQVSASTAYSGRVALAKQKGVPIQAVWHDSIYDFDSWAIVKGSPNREAALKFLESALKPERQAVFAEAMSYGPTLYDAIPKVKSKFQADLPTSPANMVQGISLDVVFWALYGDKLEKRFSSWVAAK from the coding sequence ATGAGTTTTCGGCAAGCAGTTTCAACAAGTGGTTTTATTCTAAGCTCCATCTTACTTAATGCTGCGGTTGCAGAACCATTGTCGATTGTTTCGTTTGGCGGCCCTAACCAGCAGGCTCAGATTAAAGCTTTTTATACCCCGTTTCAGGCAGCTACCAAAATTAAGGTAGATGCAATTAGTTATAACGGTGATTACAGCCAAATTGAACAGGCGCACGAAACCGGGAGTCCTCGCTGGGATTTAGTAGAGGTAGAGTCTCCTGAGCTTTTACGTGGTTGTGAAGCGGGTGTCTTTGAAAAAATTAGTTGGACAAAGCTAGGAAACGCTACTCAGTTTGTTCCTGGTGCTGTTAGCCGCTGTGGAGCCGCTATTTTTGTCTGGTCTACTGTGCTTGCCGTCAAAAATGGCGCGAATACGCCGAAAGACTGGGCTCAGTTCTGGGATGTGAAAAAGTTTCCAGGTAAGCGTGGTATGCGTAAAGGGGCGAAATATAACCTTGAATTTGCCTTGCTTGCCGATGGCGTAAAGCCAAATCAAATTTATGAAGTGCTCTCTACGGCTGATGGCGTGGACCGGGCCTTTAGAAAACTACAGCAACTAAAACCAAATATTGTTTGGTGGGAAGCTGGCGATCAGCCGCAACAATGGTTGCAGGCAGGTCAAGTAAGTGCATCAACTGCATATAGCGGACGCGTTGCGTTAGCAAAGCAAAAGGGTGTGCCTATCCAAGCCGTTTGGCATGACTCTATTTACGATTTCGACAGCTGGGCAATTGTCAAAGGTAGTCCAAATCGTGAAGCTGCGCTGAAGTTCTTGGAATCGGCACTAAAGCCTGAGCGCCAAGCGGTATTTGCAGAAGCAATGAGTTATGGTCCAACGCTTTATGATGCCATTCCGAAAGTGAAAAGTAAGTTTCAGGCGGATTTGCCCACTTCGCCTGCCAACATGGTTCAGGGCATTTCACTCGATGTAGTGTTCTGGGCTCTTTACGGCGATAAGCTGGAAAAGCGTTTTAGCAGCTGGGTTGCTGCGAAGTAA
- the iscX gene encoding Fe-S cluster assembly protein IscX: protein MKWTDSREIAIELSEAHPDIDPKTVRFTDLMKWVMELPGFEDDESHCGEKILEAIQLNWMDEVE, encoded by the coding sequence ATGAAGTGGACAGATTCAAGAGAGATTGCTATCGAATTGTCTGAGGCTCATCCAGACATTGATCCGAAAACTGTTCGTTTTACAGACCTAATGAAATGGGTGATGGAACTACCTGGTTTTGAAGATGATGAAAGCCATTGTGGTGAGAAAATCTTAGAAGCTATCCAATTAAACTGGATGGATGAAGTCGAATAA
- a CDS encoding ABC transporter permease, whose amino-acid sequence MLQPYATPIERIWYWGFRVLCTLVVLFLILPILVIVPLSFNGGSFLVYPLQGVSLRWYAEFFNSAEWMRSLKNSLIIAPAATFVAMVLGTMASVGLTRAEFRGKSLLMSILISPMVVPVVIVGVATYLFFAPLGMSNSYLSLILVHAALGVPFVIITVTATLQSFNRNLTRAAASLGADPLTTFFKVTLPLIAPGVISGALFAFATSFDEVVVTLFLAGPQQVTLPRQMFGGIRENISPAIAAVATILIAFSVVMLLTLEWLRGRSEKMRTSA is encoded by the coding sequence ATGTTACAGCCTTATGCAACCCCGATTGAACGGATTTGGTACTGGGGATTCCGTGTTCTTTGTACACTAGTTGTTTTATTTTTAATACTACCAATCTTGGTGATTGTTCCATTATCTTTTAATGGTGGTTCATTCCTTGTGTATCCGCTGCAAGGTGTGTCATTACGTTGGTATGCCGAGTTTTTTAACTCGGCCGAATGGATGCGCTCTCTAAAAAATAGTTTGATCATTGCACCAGCGGCAACGTTTGTTGCCATGGTATTGGGAACAATGGCATCTGTCGGTTTGACTCGTGCAGAGTTCCGCGGTAAGTCACTATTAATGAGTATCCTGATTTCACCAATGGTAGTGCCGGTAGTGATTGTGGGTGTGGCAACTTATTTGTTCTTTGCTCCACTAGGTATGTCTAATAGCTACCTATCACTGATTTTGGTTCATGCTGCTCTAGGTGTTCCATTTGTGATTATTACGGTAACTGCAACCTTGCAAAGTTTTAATCGAAACTTGACGAGAGCTGCGGCAAGCCTAGGTGCAGATCCCTTAACTACCTTCTTTAAGGTGACATTGCCGCTAATTGCACCGGGGGTGATTTCTGGCGCGCTATTTGCCTTTGCTACCTCGTTTGATGAAGTGGTGGTGACGTTATTCTTGGCCGGACCACAACAAGTAACGCTACCACGCCAAATGTTTGGCGGTATCCGCGAGAACATTAGCCCAGCGATTGCTGCCGTAGCGACGATCTTGATCGCTTTCTCAGTGGTGATGCTGTTAACGCTAGAGTGGTTGCGTGGGCGCAGTGAAAAAATGAGAACGTCAGCGTAA